In Dromiciops gliroides isolate mDroGli1 chromosome 4, mDroGli1.pri, whole genome shotgun sequence, one DNA window encodes the following:
- the PGLYRP3 gene encoding peptidoglycan recognition protein 3, which yields MVPAMSPTMWLQIKYQMEAKWDPGVCATATVDPGVQVRWHSQLASHGSLETPGHLGFEFKGSCLWSGSLGPFLGSLKMFVWFVFFSILGLGSCGSFPVISRTEWGAGRCGCSNQLEIPVPYLIIHHIPGHKCHQKASCQQMVKGLQELHVKTNGWCDVAYNFLIGDDGNVYEGVGWAIQGTHTVGYNNKSQGFAFVGSVTGSSPSAAALTAAQNLISFAVDKGYLSPKYIQPLFVQSESCLASQKNGVSKRECPDIISRSSWGARETYCSKLLEPAKYVIIIHTVSHSCNVTKECKISVQNIQSSHIDERKFCDIAYNFLVGEDGRVYEGVGWDIEGAHTYGYNDIGLGIAFIGTFSGISPNAAALKVAQDLIQCGVDKGYLIPDYLLVGHRDVVNTLSPGQALYEKIKTWPHFKH from the exons ATGGTGCCTGCTATGTCCCCTACCATGTGG TTACAGATCAAGTACCAGATGGAAGCCAAATGGGACCCAGGAGTTTGCGCCACGGCTACTGTAGATCCAGGAGTACAGGTGCGGTGGCATAGTCAGCTAGCCAGTCATGGAAGCCTTGAGACACCAGGGCACCTGGGATTTGAGTTCAAG GGCAGCTGTCTGTGGTCTGGCTCCTTAGGACCCTTCCTGGGTTCCTTGAAGATGTTTGTGtggtttgttttcttctccattctgGGCCTTGGATCCTGTG GCTCCTTCCCGGTGATCTCTCGAACAGAATGGGGAGCAGGGCGTTGCGGCTGCAGCAACCAGCTGGAGATTCCTGTCCCGTACCTCATCATCCACCATATCCCTGGGCACAAGTGCCATCAGAAAGCCTCCTGCCAGCAGATGGTGAAGGGCTTACAAGAGCTTCACGTCAAAACGAATGGCTGGTGTGATGTGGCTTACAA TTTCCTGATTGGTGATGATGGCAATGTGTATGAAGGCGTGGGATGGGCCATCCAAGGCACTCACACTGTGGGCTACAACAACAAGTCACAGGGATTTGCTTTTGTGGGGAGTGTAACAG GAAGTTCTCCCAGTGCTGCTGCCTTGACTGCAGCTCAGAATTTGATCTCCTTTGCTGTCGACAAAGGTTACCTCTCACCCAAGTACATCCAACCACTATTTGTTCAGAGTGAGTCCTGTCTGGCCTCCCAGAAGAATGGGGTATCCAAGAGAG aATGCCCTGACATAATTTCCCGGTCCTCCTGGGGAGCCCGAGAAACTTACTGTTCTAAGCTGCTTGAACCCGCCAAGTATGTCATCATCATCCACACCGTGAGCCACAGCTGCAATGTGACCAAAGAGTGCAAGATCTCTGTTCAAAACATCCAGTCCTCTCACATCGATGAGAGGAAATTCTGTGACATTGCTTATAA ttTCCTGGTAGGTGAGGACGGTAGAGTGTATGAAGGAGTGGGCTGGGACATCGAGGGCGCTCACACCTATGGCTACAATGACATTGGTCTGGGAATTGCTTTCATTGGCACGTTCAGTG GAATTTCTCCCAATGCTGCAGCCCTGAAGGTGGCCCAGGACTTGATCCAGTGTGGAGTGGACAAAGGCTACTTGATTCCTGACTACCTTCTAGTGGGACACAGGGATGTTGTTAACACGCTCTCCCCAGGGCAGGCCCTGTATGAGAAAATCAAGACCTGGCCTCACTTCAAACACTGA